Proteins from one Bacteriovorax sp. BAL6_X genomic window:
- a CDS encoding KamA family radical SAM protein, with translation MTTTDLSTDHSQDHMKIPDLEHRNFRNDDFWKQIPAWANVTRGEFSDHLWQLKNSIRKIDQVKKVLGDKISKEFFEDLQQGQHITPMNIRITPYVFALINWDDPVNCPLRKQFLPIGSQFLEDHPMHMADSLSEDVDSPVPMLTHRYPDKVLFLPLTICPVYCAYCTRSRVIGGSTETVEKESYGANQKHWDNVFAYLATHPKVEDVVISGGDAFMLNPKQIQYIGENLLKIPHIRRIRYATKGIAIFPQKILTDDAWMDALVKVNNLAKGFGKQMVIHTHFSSPLEITKWSQMAMDRLFSEGILVRNQAVLQEGVNNHVDTMVLLTRKLGYMNIQPYYVYMHDMVPGCEHFRTTLGEGEELEKAVRGTTAGFNTPTFVCDLPGGGGKRHVASYEYYDQENGISVWRAPYVKPDKLFTYFDPIHKLAPDAQERWRDAAARKAMIDEAIAKAK, from the coding sequence ATGACGACGACTGATCTATCTACTGATCACTCTCAAGATCACATGAAGATACCAGATCTTGAGCACAGAAATTTTAGAAATGATGACTTTTGGAAACAGATCCCAGCATGGGCAAATGTTACAAGAGGTGAGTTCTCAGACCATCTATGGCAACTGAAGAATTCAATTCGAAAAATTGACCAAGTAAAAAAAGTTCTTGGTGATAAGATTTCAAAAGAGTTTTTTGAAGACCTACAACAAGGCCAGCATATTACTCCAATGAATATCAGAATCACTCCATATGTTTTTGCACTTATTAATTGGGACGATCCGGTTAACTGTCCACTACGTAAGCAATTCTTACCAATCGGCTCTCAGTTCTTAGAGGATCACCCTATGCATATGGCCGACTCCCTTAGTGAAGATGTTGATTCACCAGTACCAATGCTTACTCATCGCTACCCTGATAAAGTTCTCTTTCTACCACTTACAATTTGTCCAGTTTATTGTGCCTACTGTACACGCTCTCGAGTTATTGGTGGTTCAACTGAAACTGTTGAAAAAGAATCTTATGGTGCAAACCAAAAACACTGGGATAATGTATTTGCTTATCTTGCTACACATCCAAAGGTTGAAGATGTCGTTATTTCTGGTGGTGATGCATTCATGCTCAACCCTAAACAGATTCAATATATTGGCGAAAACCTTCTTAAGATCCCTCATATCAGACGTATTCGCTACGCAACTAAAGGGATTGCAATCTTTCCTCAAAAAATTCTTACAGATGATGCATGGATGGACGCACTTGTTAAAGTTAATAATCTTGCCAAGGGCTTTGGTAAGCAGATGGTGATTCATACTCACTTTTCTTCACCACTTGAAATTACAAAATGGTCTCAGATGGCCATGGACCGTCTTTTTAGTGAAGGAATTCTTGTTCGTAATCAGGCCGTTCTTCAAGAAGGTGTAAATAATCATGTTGATACGATGGTTCTTTTAACTCGAAAACTAGGTTATATGAATATTCAACCATACTATGTTTATATGCATGATATGGTTCCTGGTTGTGAACACTTTAGAACTACTCTTGGCGAAGGTGAAGAACTCGAAAAGGCCGTTCGCGGAACAACTGCTGGTTTTAACACGCCAACTTTTGTCTGTGATCTTCCTGGCGGCGGTGGTAAGCGCCACGTGGCCTCTTATGAATACTATGATCAAGAAAATGGAATCTCTGTATGGCGCGCACCTTACGTGAAGCCAGACAAGTTATTCACTTACTTTGATCCAATTCATAAACTAGCACCTGACGCTCAGGAGCGCTGGAGGGATGCAGCAGCTCGTAAGGCCATGATTGATGAAGCAATTGCAAAAGCAAAATAA
- a CDS encoding TldD/PmbA family protein, with protein sequence MLDSTIAKEVIDFALIRGADFAEIFVDRQTFESISIKSSNVENIENGINFGIGIRLFYGTKVLYGYTNSTKKEELLDIVSSLSAKDLRDPVVTATNFNYEKPLQNHFVQTGLKNNISLDQKIPLLLEIDRLTRGTTDKITQVPIGTSQRFQEIEIFNSEGLHVTDERNYVRLRASCIASDGTIQDSAGYSPGAMLGWEFIQGQDPKYISEKLAKEVLTKLKAKPCPAGKMPVVIDNGFGGVIFHEACGHLLETTSVAKKASVFWDKMDQMIASSAVSAVDDGTNQNYWGSINIDDEGMKSQKTQLIKDGKLTSFMVDKLGSMKTGYERTGSARRESYKYAPTSRMRNTYIEAGKDKFEDMIASIDHGIYCAQMGGGSVSPGTGEFNFSVIEGYEIKDGKIGDAVKGATLIGTGPETLKQISMVSDNLDFAAGVCGSVSGGVNTTVGQPALKVDEILVGGGK encoded by the coding sequence ATGTTAGATAGTACAATTGCAAAGGAAGTTATCGACTTCGCACTTATTCGCGGCGCTGACTTTGCAGAAATTTTTGTCGATCGCCAGACATTTGAATCAATCAGTATTAAAAGTTCTAATGTTGAAAATATTGAAAACGGAATTAACTTCGGAATTGGAATTCGTCTCTTTTACGGAACCAAAGTTCTCTATGGTTATACGAATTCAACAAAGAAAGAAGAATTACTTGATATCGTTTCTTCGTTAAGTGCAAAAGATCTACGTGATCCAGTTGTAACAGCAACGAATTTTAATTATGAAAAACCACTACAAAACCATTTTGTACAAACTGGGCTAAAGAATAATATCTCACTCGATCAAAAAATCCCTCTACTACTAGAGATTGATCGCCTTACTCGTGGAACAACTGATAAAATCACACAAGTTCCAATTGGCACAAGTCAACGTTTTCAAGAGATTGAGATTTTCAATTCAGAAGGCCTACACGTAACAGATGAAAGAAATTACGTTCGTCTAAGAGCAAGCTGTATTGCCAGTGACGGAACAATTCAAGATAGTGCAGGATATTCTCCAGGCGCGATGCTTGGTTGGGAATTTATTCAAGGCCAAGACCCTAAGTATATTTCTGAAAAGCTAGCAAAAGAAGTTTTAACAAAGCTTAAGGCCAAGCCTTGTCCGGCCGGTAAAATGCCTGTTGTAATTGACAATGGCTTTGGTGGAGTTATCTTTCATGAAGCCTGTGGTCACCTTCTTGAGACAACTTCTGTTGCCAAAAAAGCTTCAGTTTTCTGGGATAAGATGGATCAAATGATTGCTTCTAGTGCGGTTAGTGCCGTTGATGATGGAACAAACCAAAACTACTGGGGTTCAATTAATATTGACGACGAAGGAATGAAATCACAAAAAACTCAACTTATTAAAGATGGAAAGCTGACAAGCTTCATGGTTGATAAACTTGGTTCAATGAAAACAGGTTATGAAAGAACAGGCTCTGCTCGTCGTGAATCTTATAAATATGCTCCGACATCTCGTATGAGAAATACTTATATTGAAGCTGGAAAAGATAAATTTGAAGATATGATAGCTTCTATCGATCATGGTATTTATTGTGCTCAAATGGGTGGTGGTTCTGTAAGTCCAGGAACTGGTGAATTCAACTTCTCAGTGATTGAAGGCTATGAAATCAAAGATGGAAAAATTGGTGATGCAGTTAAAGGTGCAACTCTAATTGGAACTGGCCCAGAAACTCTTAAGCAAATCTCAATGGTTTCAGACAACCTTGATTTTGCGGCCGGTGTTTGTGGCTCAGTATCAGGAGGGGTCAACACAACTGTAGGACAACCTGCCCTGAAAGTAGATGAAATTCTAGTGGGTGGAGGTAAGTAA
- the htpX gene encoding protease HtpX yields the protein MLRIGLFLLTNILVIATIGIVLNLLGIRGYMTEAGMNYNSLIIICAVWGLGGSFISLALSKFMAKMAYRMTEISPNDPNYGWVAQSVHQYARASGIKNPDVYIYNSNEVNAFATGPSRNNSMVAVSAGLLHTMSRDEAEGVIGHEVAHIANGDMVTMALVQGVVNAFVMILSRIGAMIISNALRSDDEEGPGLGPFAHMALVFVLDIIFGLLAMPITMWFSRFREYRADAGSAKLAGRDKMIAALQKLQQSTKMVDNSDPNLTAFKISSGPSFAELFSSHPSLDKRIRALQSGI from the coding sequence ATGCTAAGAATTGGTTTATTTTTACTTACAAATATTTTGGTTATAGCAACGATCGGTATTGTTCTAAATCTACTTGGAATCCGTGGCTATATGACGGAAGCGGGGATGAATTATAATTCCCTCATTATTATCTGTGCCGTTTGGGGGCTTGGTGGATCTTTTATTTCTTTGGCGTTGTCAAAGTTTATGGCCAAAATGGCCTATCGTATGACAGAGATCTCTCCAAACGATCCAAATTATGGATGGGTTGCTCAATCTGTTCACCAATATGCTCGCGCTAGTGGAATCAAAAACCCTGATGTTTATATTTATAACTCAAATGAAGTGAATGCTTTTGCTACTGGACCTAGTCGTAATAATTCAATGGTTGCTGTTTCAGCGGGTCTTCTACATACAATGAGTCGTGATGAAGCGGAAGGAGTCATTGGTCACGAAGTCGCTCACATTGCCAATGGCGATATGGTGACAATGGCACTAGTTCAGGGGGTTGTTAACGCATTTGTCATGATCTTATCACGTATTGGTGCCATGATAATTTCAAATGCACTTCGTTCTGATGATGAAGAAGGGCCAGGACTTGGACCTTTTGCTCATATGGCACTTGTCTTTGTTCTCGATATTATTTTCGGCCTACTCGCAATGCCAATTACAATGTGGTTCTCACGCTTTCGTGAATATAGAGCAGATGCAGGAAGTGCAAAACTTGCGGGACGTGACAAGATGATTGCGGCCCTTCAAAAACTACAACAAAGTACAAAAATGGTTGATAATTCAGATCCAAATCTAACAGCATTTAAGATCTCTAGTGGGCCATCATTTGCTGAACTTTTTAGTTCCCACCCAAGTCTTGATAAGCGTATTCGCGCGCTTCAATCAGGTATTTAA
- a CDS encoding cyclic nucleotide-binding domain-containing protein — translation MINNKHITKKEILWNAIIFAAVIFTAIEAPFSFIFQTKIQGWQLICDFLVSSLFISDLILRIRKKRAQNMSFSSKAHKNKWFVLIGIDLIASVPYDILSYALGFHAFTYFRLFRLVRIARLFEMVSNLAFVPKMIKFTAVLTLFMVAVHWISLCWIMITPIDQSLIQDRATHYITAMYWTVTTLTTIGYGDITPTTNEGRLFTMVIMILGVGVYGFVIGTVNKMVQDGERYKQQNREKIHDLVSFMKHYNVPERLQQNVYSYYNHLVTKRLTENDNKIINELPQALQGELTVYMNIKLIRNLPIFKTLSSSCLKEVAGALEQKYYGPGQTIINIGETGHEMYLIGHGSVEVILSDGNVVATLHEGQFFGESALLQDTKRNANVRALGYCEIYKLDKEQFDEISSRHNDLLVSITSLTTRRSTDRSERHSPSVKRVQQKLKEQEKNEQEAA, via the coding sequence ATGATCAACAATAAACACATTACAAAAAAAGAGATTTTATGGAATGCGATTATTTTTGCAGCAGTTATCTTTACGGCCATAGAGGCCCCTTTCTCATTTATTTTTCAAACCAAGATTCAAGGATGGCAGCTAATTTGCGACTTCTTAGTATCTTCTCTATTTATAAGTGACCTTATTTTAAGAATTCGTAAAAAAAGAGCGCAGAATATGAGTTTTTCATCAAAGGCCCATAAGAATAAATGGTTTGTCTTAATTGGAATCGACCTCATTGCCTCTGTTCCCTACGACATTCTAAGCTATGCTCTAGGTTTCCATGCTTTTACTTATTTTAGGCTCTTTCGTCTTGTAAGAATTGCCCGCCTCTTTGAAATGGTTTCAAATCTGGCCTTCGTACCTAAGATGATTAAATTCACAGCTGTTCTAACCCTTTTTATGGTCGCTGTTCACTGGATTAGCCTATGCTGGATTATGATCACACCTATTGACCAGTCACTAATCCAAGATCGTGCCACTCACTATATTACGGCCATGTATTGGACTGTGACCACTCTTACGACAATTGGATATGGTGATATCACGCCAACAACAAATGAAGGACGCCTCTTTACTATGGTCATTATGATCCTAGGAGTTGGTGTTTACGGTTTCGTTATTGGTACAGTTAACAAAATGGTTCAAGATGGTGAGCGCTATAAGCAACAAAATAGAGAAAAGATACATGATCTCGTAAGCTTCATGAAGCATTATAATGTTCCAGAGCGTCTACAACAAAATGTCTATAGCTACTACAATCACCTTGTCACAAAAAGACTCACTGAAAACGACAATAAGATCATTAATGAACTACCTCAAGCGCTTCAAGGAGAGCTTACAGTTTATATGAATATAAAGCTCATCCGAAACCTTCCAATCTTTAAGACTCTTTCGTCAAGTTGTTTAAAAGAGGTTGCTGGTGCTCTTGAACAAAAATACTACGGCCCTGGTCAAACCATTATCAATATTGGTGAAACTGGTCATGAAATGTACCTTATTGGCCACGGTAGCGTTGAGGTAATACTCAGTGATGGAAATGTAGTGGCCACTCTTCATGAAGGTCAATTCTTTGGTGAAAGTGCACTTCTACAAGACACTAAAAGAAATGCAAATGTTCGAGCTCTTGGTTATTGTGAAATTTATAAACTTGATAAAGAGCAGTTTGATGAAATCTCATCACGTCATAACGACCTACTCGTTAGTATAACAAGCCTTACAACTCGTCGCTCAACTGATCGTTCAGAGCGTCACAGCCCAAGTGTAAAACGAGTTCAGCAAAAGCTTAAGGAACAGGAAAAAAACGAACAAGAAGCGGCATAA
- a CDS encoding succinylglutamate desuccinylase/aspartoacylase family protein translates to MSNWNLEKKIINIDETNHAQYQLNIYDLVPDKVDESAPTIYIQANVHGAELQGNMVIFKLLNLLEDEHINARIRMVPNANPYATSIKMGTYTYGRFNPITGDNWNRMYLNFFDQKEGQGLISEDEIKACENKQAYKKLLKAKIIEYRNFHKAYGIDENKNLFIYLQELASDADIVLDLHTAGVGCRYIYGPDFLEEKMAELNFPFHLVIPPEFGGAMDEASFYPWVKFHETHKSENTFEAYTLELGSEELIDSKAGQIDAINIFNYLIKRGVIDADEINTKKNTQYFCELKNYKGFFAPSAGFIEYHKAPGEMFKKGEKVMSIYHFDKLESLEEVISPILAPCDGIVINHAPSSNVKRGMNILEAFTQFKSK, encoded by the coding sequence ATGTCTAATTGGAATCTAGAAAAGAAAATTATAAATATCGATGAAACAAATCACGCCCAGTACCAACTTAATATTTATGATCTAGTTCCTGACAAAGTTGATGAGAGTGCACCAACAATCTATATACAAGCAAATGTTCACGGTGCTGAGCTACAAGGAAATATGGTCATTTTTAAGCTTCTAAACTTATTAGAAGATGAACATATTAACGCAAGAATACGAATGGTGCCAAATGCAAATCCATATGCAACTTCAATTAAGATGGGCACCTATACTTATGGACGCTTTAATCCTATTACCGGTGATAATTGGAATCGCATGTACCTAAATTTCTTTGATCAAAAAGAAGGACAAGGACTTATCAGCGAAGATGAAATAAAAGCATGTGAAAATAAGCAAGCGTATAAAAAGCTACTAAAGGCCAAAATTATTGAGTATAGAAATTTTCACAAGGCCTATGGAATTGATGAAAATAAAAACCTCTTTATTTATCTTCAGGAACTTGCAAGTGATGCGGATATTGTTTTAGACTTACATACTGCGGGAGTTGGCTGTCGCTACATCTATGGGCCAGACTTCTTAGAAGAAAAAATGGCAGAACTAAATTTTCCATTTCACTTAGTAATTCCGCCAGAATTTGGAGGAGCAATGGATGAAGCAAGTTTTTATCCATGGGTAAAATTTCACGAAACCCACAAGAGCGAGAACACTTTTGAAGCCTATACACTTGAGCTAGGAAGTGAAGAATTAATTGACTCAAAGGCCGGACAAATTGATGCCATCAATATCTTTAACTATCTAATTAAAAGAGGTGTCATCGATGCGGATGAAATCAATACAAAGAAGAATACACAGTATTTTTGTGAATTAAAAAACTATAAAGGATTCTTTGCTCCTAGCGCAGGCTTTATTGAGTATCATAAGGCACCAGGAGAGATGTTTAAGAAAGGAGAGAAGGTTATGAGTATCTATCATTTCGATAAACTCGAAAGCCTAGAAGAAGTCATCTCCCCTATTTTAGCACCTTGTGATGGAATTGTGATTAACCATGCCCCAAGTTCAAATGTGAAAAGGGGCATGAATATCTTAGAGGCCTTTACGCAATTTAAATCAAAATAG
- a CDS encoding TldD/PmbA family protein, producing MSKTKTQLQKDYINRTLDMAKDMGIDNVDVIISGSESFSLKAEQGELSEYKKSKTGALGVRVIKDQRVGLSFTEDLSDEAIRTTLYNASQNSKFSKVDEYQTIQEGVNLDDANPVANIEHAPDANEMIEKSLYLESEVRRRDENCQSAPYNGIAEGISNFAIGNSRGVLCTHQSKAYTAYTSALVKKGDKNAMHYFADTKRDFRDLDYDKVINTSLEVANNFIDASQIKTGDYDVNFEIDLFDNILSSFMLLFSARAAIDKSNPWRDKLGEMVADSRLTFKDDPFYNGGYSVCPFDGEGKKKQVNTLLENGKLAQFLHNSATAKELGLKNNFCATRGAKSSLGATTSNFIIEAGANTQDEFNSRRYVEILTAQGLHSGIRPISGEFSLGVSGRVWNNGEIEGYFKDVTVSGNFFKMLSEIELIGDKIESSSDHSLFTPKILFKDLMIAGS from the coding sequence ATGAGTAAAACAAAAACACAATTACAAAAAGATTATATTAACCGCACCCTAGACATGGCCAAAGACATGGGAATTGATAATGTCGATGTTATCATTTCTGGTTCTGAATCATTTTCACTTAAGGCCGAACAAGGTGAACTTAGTGAATATAAGAAGTCTAAAACTGGTGCACTAGGAGTACGTGTCATCAAGGATCAAAGAGTTGGCCTGAGTTTTACAGAAGACTTAAGTGACGAAGCAATTCGTACAACACTTTACAATGCTTCTCAAAATTCAAAATTCTCTAAAGTTGATGAGTACCAAACGATTCAAGAAGGCGTTAATCTTGATGATGCTAATCCAGTAGCAAATATCGAACATGCTCCTGATGCAAATGAGATGATCGAAAAATCACTTTATCTCGAATCAGAAGTAAGACGACGTGACGAAAACTGCCAAAGCGCTCCTTACAATGGAATTGCTGAAGGTATTTCAAACTTTGCCATTGGAAACTCCCGTGGAGTTCTTTGTACACATCAGTCTAAGGCATATACAGCGTATACATCTGCCCTTGTAAAAAAAGGCGATAAAAACGCTATGCACTATTTTGCAGATACGAAGAGAGACTTCAGAGACCTAGACTACGACAAGGTTATTAATACTTCATTAGAAGTTGCCAATAATTTTATCGATGCATCTCAGATTAAAACTGGTGACTACGATGTAAATTTCGAAATCGATTTATTTGATAATATTCTATCAAGCTTCATGCTTCTCTTTAGTGCACGTGCGGCCATTGATAAATCAAATCCATGGCGTGATAAACTAGGAGAAATGGTTGCAGATTCTCGCCTAACGTTTAAAGACGACCCTTTCTACAATGGCGGCTATAGCGTTTGTCCATTTGACGGCGAAGGCAAGAAGAAGCAGGTAAATACTCTTTTAGAAAATGGTAAACTTGCTCAGTTCCTACACAATAGCGCCACAGCAAAAGAGCTAGGGCTTAAGAATAACTTCTGTGCTACTCGTGGAGCAAAATCATCTCTTGGTGCAACAACTTCAAACTTTATTATCGAAGCAGGAGCTAACACTCAAGACGAATTCAACTCTCGTCGCTATGTTGAAATCCTAACAGCACAAGGACTTCACAGTGGGATTAGACCTATTAGTGGCGAATTCTCGCTAGGTGTTAGTGGCCGTGTTTGGAATAATGGAGAGATTGAAGGTTATTTTAAAGACGTAACCGTAAGCGGAAATTTCTTTAAAATGCTAAGTGAAATCGAGTTAATTGGAGACAAAATCGAATCTTCAAGTGATCACTCACTCTTTACACCAAAGATTCTCTTTAAAGACCTAATGATTGCTGGTTCATAA
- a CDS encoding penicillin acylase family protein — translation MEKPNLDYTSDVLDNVTRHISCENVNSFLFAQGYYHGKDRLMQMEMLRLIAQGRLCECIKDSDETFAIDKYMRELGINHFAKEEIQNIDEETNILLTHYVDGINKAISEGHPFEFKILGHKPSEWRISDTILTIKAMSFLGLAQGQQDLEKLIIQLLQNAQKLNDKNDQDTQVERIKSLAKGALDTISDSEINLISKVKVYNPLIPESYKFLKNIPKIQASNNWVSNLKGHAIHACDPHLECNRLPAIWYEMKANIKNVGNFFGISMPGVPGFVMGRSDDTAFSFTYGFMDMVDHFIEEVRDNKYRFESNLFDFKVRRDVIKRKKKEDVELYIRETHAGFLEADSENKNIIDGHYLSMAWSCRKRGGAKTLKAIIDLLYAKNVDDLFGCVSNVAISCNWLLSDSSGNIAYHQSGVLPKRAHSGLYPVEGFFKQNIWQGYYEGHQLYHFKNPDIKIIATANNRIQHEQFPTAINAPMASYRKDRIEELLFGNKDHSVEMFKQMQSDTFSRQADLYINVFHSVFEKNEIGKRLLAWKRHYDVDNCDATIFESFYRNLLKDFFSDHLLGEHVTTYCMDETSIIADFYGLFDRIFLTNDIDHIWFKDSKEKEHYIESALNKCLEEAPKNMRWGDKNRYKMKHILFDGKLPLILGFDIDNVEIPGNRSTITQGAVYEAHGRTTSFVPSWKMVTNHVSPDVYTVLPGGLSDRRFSNNYKSDVSNWIHNRYRHNVITNGK, via the coding sequence ATGGAAAAACCTAATTTAGATTATACCTCAGATGTTTTAGACAATGTCACTCGACATATTTCATGCGAGAACGTCAATTCTTTTCTCTTCGCACAAGGCTACTATCACGGAAAAGACCGCTTGATGCAAATGGAGATGTTGCGTCTAATTGCTCAAGGACGCCTCTGTGAGTGCATCAAGGACAGCGATGAGACTTTTGCCATTGATAAATATATGCGAGAGCTGGGAATTAATCACTTTGCTAAAGAAGAAATTCAAAATATCGATGAAGAGACAAATATATTATTAACACACTACGTAGATGGAATTAATAAGGCCATTAGTGAGGGCCACCCTTTTGAATTTAAAATTTTAGGCCACAAACCTAGTGAATGGCGTATAAGTGATACAATCCTAACAATTAAGGCCATGAGCTTTCTAGGGCTTGCTCAAGGACAACAGGATTTAGAAAAGCTAATTATACAATTGCTACAAAATGCTCAGAAATTGAACGACAAAAACGATCAAGATACTCAAGTTGAGCGAATTAAATCACTTGCAAAGGGTGCTCTTGACACAATTTCAGATAGTGAGATTAATCTTATCAGCAAGGTAAAAGTTTATAATCCACTTATACCTGAAAGTTATAAATTTTTGAAGAATATCCCAAAAATTCAGGCCTCAAATAATTGGGTATCGAACCTGAAGGGCCATGCCATTCACGCCTGTGACCCACACTTAGAATGTAATCGCCTACCGGCAATATGGTATGAAATGAAGGCCAATATCAAAAATGTTGGAAACTTCTTTGGAATTTCCATGCCAGGAGTACCAGGCTTTGTCATGGGTAGAAGTGACGACACGGCATTCTCTTTTACTTATGGCTTTATGGATATGGTTGATCACTTCATTGAAGAAGTCCGCGACAATAAATACAGATTTGAATCAAACCTATTTGATTTCAAAGTGAGACGAGACGTAATAAAAAGAAAAAAGAAAGAAGATGTCGAACTCTATATTAGAGAAACTCACGCAGGATTTCTTGAAGCAGATAGTGAAAATAAAAATATCATCGACGGCCACTATCTATCGATGGCATGGTCATGTCGAAAAAGAGGTGGTGCAAAGACCCTAAAGGCAATCATTGATCTCCTCTATGCCAAGAATGTCGATGATCTCTTTGGTTGTGTTTCAAACGTTGCCATAAGCTGCAATTGGCTACTGTCTGATTCAAGTGGAAATATCGCTTACCATCAATCAGGAGTTTTACCAAAAAGGGCCCATTCAGGACTATATCCAGTTGAAGGTTTTTTTAAACAAAATATTTGGCAAGGCTATTATGAAGGCCACCAGCTATATCACTTTAAAAATCCTGATATCAAAATTATCGCGACGGCCAATAATCGTATTCAACATGAGCAATTTCCAACGGCAATCAATGCACCAATGGCCTCGTACCGTAAGGATCGTATTGAGGAGCTCTTATTTGGTAACAAAGACCACAGTGTTGAAATGTTTAAACAAATGCAATCAGACACCTTCTCAAGACAAGCTGATCTCTATATTAATGTCTTCCATAGTGTTTTTGAAAAGAATGAAATTGGAAAACGACTTCTAGCTTGGAAACGACATTATGACGTCGATAATTGTGATGCAACAATTTTTGAAAGCTTCTACCGCAACTTACTTAAAGACTTTTTTAGTGATCACTTACTCGGGGAACATGTGACGACATACTGTATGGATGAAACTTCGATCATTGCAGATTTCTACGGTCTTTTTGATCGTATTTTTCTAACTAATGATATTGATCATATTTGGTTTAAAGATAGTAAAGAAAAAGAGCACTATATTGAAAGCGCGCTAAATAAATGCCTTGAAGAGGCACCAAAAAATATGCGTTGGGGAGATAAAAATCGTTATAAAATGAAACACATTTTATTCGACGGTAAGCTTCCGCTGATTCTAGGTTTTGATATTGATAATGTAGAAATTCCTGGTAATCGCTCGACAATCACTCAAGGTGCAGTCTATGAGGCCCACGGTAGAACAACTTCTTTTGTCCCATCTTGGAAAATGGTCACAAATCATGTATCTCCAGATGTCTATACCGTTTTACCTGGAGGACTTAGTGACCGCAGGTTTTCAAATAACTACAAAAGTGACGTAAGTAACTGGATTCATAATCGTTATCGTCATAATGTTATTACTAATGGTAAGTGA